A stretch of Sphingomonas sp. JUb134 DNA encodes these proteins:
- a CDS encoding phosphocholine-specific phospholipase C: MTELHRRTLLKAGLGAAALAIPDSIARALAIPADVRSGTLRDVEHVVILMQENRGFDHYFGTLRGVRGFGDRLPIPLAPGSDGAARTVWQQLDRTAKQGPRTVSPFHLSTRTDWALMRMEGTPHSWPDAQRAWDHGRMAHWPEVKTERAMGHYRRDDIPFQFALADAFTVCDAYHCSLQTGTNTNRLFLWTGTNDPEGQAGGPAIANSHDSFAEDGGWAEPYRWTSYVERLQAAGIDWRIYQDMADNFTDNPLVGFEAFRAAHKGAPGADPALRDRALTTRALDGLRADVLAGRLPQVSYVIATAAGSEHPGPSSPAQGAAYTAELLDVLTADPKVWARTVLLVMFDENDGFFDHVPPPAPPSQDPAAPGGLAGASTVSTAGEYHRVPSAADASVDLPELRGRPYGLGPRVPFYAISPWSRGGWVNSQVFDHTSVIRFLEQRFGVAEPNISPWRRAVCGDLTSVFDFTSPNRGFPDGIPDPRPDATRSAAIQGQVAPRAPAAAQPLVQEPGVRPSRPLPYHLSVTEAPDEAGIRLTFHAGANRAGVAAVFHVYDRLALDRLPRRYTVEAGGQLTGRWAGAGADGAYDLWVLGPNGFHRHFAGRAADRALAGRIAWHLDPARATLALAVRAGAAAWQVAPNAYADHHRSWRGTGTPPPWDLALTGGWYDLTLTSPAAPGFLRRIAGRLETGRPSTSDPA; encoded by the coding sequence ATGACCGAACTGCACCGCCGCACCCTTCTGAAGGCAGGCCTTGGCGCCGCCGCGCTCGCCATTCCGGATTCGATCGCGCGCGCGCTCGCGATCCCCGCGGACGTGCGCAGCGGCACGCTGCGCGACGTCGAGCACGTCGTGATCCTGATGCAGGAGAACCGCGGCTTCGATCATTATTTCGGGACGCTGCGCGGCGTCCGCGGCTTCGGCGATCGCCTGCCCATCCCGCTCGCGCCCGGTTCGGACGGCGCCGCCCGCACCGTCTGGCAGCAGCTCGACCGCACCGCAAAGCAGGGCCCGCGCACCGTCTCCCCCTTTCATCTGTCGACCCGCACCGACTGGGCGCTGATGCGCATGGAGGGCACGCCCCATAGCTGGCCGGACGCGCAGCGCGCCTGGGATCACGGCCGCATGGCACATTGGCCGGAGGTGAAGACCGAGCGCGCAATGGGCCACTATCGGCGCGACGACATCCCCTTCCAGTTCGCGCTGGCCGATGCCTTCACCGTCTGCGACGCCTATCACTGCTCGCTGCAGACCGGCACCAACACCAACCGCCTGTTCCTGTGGACCGGCACCAACGATCCCGAGGGCCAAGCCGGCGGCCCCGCCATCGCCAATTCGCACGACAGCTTCGCCGAGGACGGCGGCTGGGCCGAGCCCTATCGCTGGACCAGCTATGTCGAGCGGCTCCAGGCGGCCGGAATCGACTGGCGTATCTACCAGGACATGGCCGACAATTTCACCGACAACCCCCTGGTCGGGTTCGAGGCGTTCCGCGCTGCTCACAAGGGTGCGCCCGGTGCCGATCCGGCGCTTCGCGACCGCGCGCTCACCACCCGCGCGCTCGACGGCCTGCGCGCCGACGTGCTCGCCGGCCGCCTGCCGCAGGTCTCCTACGTGATCGCGACCGCCGCCGGTTCCGAGCATCCCGGCCCTTCGAGCCCCGCCCAGGGCGCCGCCTATACCGCCGAGCTGCTCGACGTGCTCACCGCCGACCCAAAGGTCTGGGCCCGCACCGTGCTGCTCGTCATGTTCGACGAGAATGACGGCTTCTTCGACCATGTCCCGCCGCCCGCCCCGCCCTCCCAGGATCCGGCGGCCCCGGGCGGCCTCGCCGGCGCCTCCACCGTCAGCACCGCCGGCGAATATCACCGCGTGCCGAGCGCCGCCGACGCGTCCGTCGACCTGCCGGAGCTGCGCGGCCGTCCCTATGGCCTTGGTCCCCGCGTCCCCTTCTACGCCATCTCTCCCTGGAGCCGCGGCGGCTGGGTCAACTCGCAGGTGTTCGATCACACCTCGGTGATCCGCTTCCTGGAGCAGCGCTTCGGCGTCGCCGAGCCCAACATCTCGCCCTGGCGCCGCGCGGTGTGCGGCGACCTCACCTCGGTGTTCGACTTCACCAGCCCGAACCGCGGCTTTCCCGACGGCATCCCCGATCCGCGCCCCGACGCCACCCGCAGCGCGGCGATCCAGGGCCAGGTCGCGCCCCGCGCGCCCGCCGCCGCCCAGCCGCTGGTGCAGGAGCCGGGCGTCCGCCCCTCGCGCCCGCTCCCCTACCACCTCTCCGTCACCGAGGCGCCGGACGAGGCCGGCATCCGCCTCACCTTCCACGCAGGCGCGAACCGCGCCGGGGTCGCCGCCGTCTTCCACGTCTATGACCGGCTCGCGCTCGATCGCCTGCCCCGCCGCTACACGGTGGAGGCCGGCGGGCAGCTCACCGGCCGCTGGGCGGGCGCGGGCGCGGACGGCGCCTATGACCTGTGGGTGCTCGGCCCCAACGGCTTCCACCGCCACTTCGCCGGCCGCGCCGCCGACCGCGCGCTTGCCGGGCGCATCGCCTGGCACCTCGATCCGGCGCGCGCCACCCTGGCCCTCGCCGTGCGTGCCGGCGCGGCCGCGTGGCAGGTCGCCCCCAATGCCTATGCCGACCACCACCGCTCCTGGCGCGGCACCGGCACCCCGCCGCCCTGGGACCTCGCGCTCACCGGTGGCTGGTACGACCTGACCCTCACCAGCCCGGCCGCGCCCGGCTTTCTTCGCCGCATCGCCGGCCGGCTCGAGACCGGCCGCCCCTCCACCTCCGACCCGGCCTGA
- a CDS encoding gamma-glutamyl-gamma-aminobutyrate hydrolase family protein has translation MRFRPALPEAAPARPVVGVLCCNEVADRPVQVVATRFVRPLTQLVEATVLLVPAVADAADVAGVAAALDGLLLTGSRSHVAPERYGAVPGPRPAAHDPERDAVALALSARMIEGGKPVFGICRGMQELNVLFGGTLCEQPADGGHHRGDWDEGYDALFDHHHAIRLADQGRLARATGCSRLRVNSVHQQGVDRLGSGLTVEARAEGDDLVEAIWARPCGADVLAVQWHPEWDADHAPASRAFFALVAEALRTSAHAQRRAA, from the coding sequence ATGCGCTTCCGCCCCGCCCTTCCCGAAGCCGCGCCGGCCCGCCCCGTCGTCGGCGTGCTCTGCTGCAACGAAGTGGCCGACCGGCCGGTGCAGGTCGTCGCCACCCGCTTCGTCCGCCCGCTCACCCAGCTGGTCGAGGCGACGGTGCTGCTCGTCCCCGCGGTCGCCGATGCGGCCGACGTCGCCGGGGTCGCGGCCGCGCTCGACGGCCTGCTCCTCACCGGCTCGCGCTCGCACGTCGCGCCGGAACGCTATGGCGCTGTCCCCGGCCCTCGCCCGGCCGCGCACGATCCCGAGCGCGACGCGGTCGCCCTGGCGCTCTCCGCCCGCATGATCGAGGGCGGCAAGCCCGTGTTCGGCATCTGCCGCGGCATGCAGGAGTTGAACGTGCTGTTCGGCGGCACCCTGTGCGAGCAGCCCGCCGACGGCGGCCACCATCGCGGCGACTGGGACGAGGGGTATGACGCGCTGTTCGACCATCACCACGCCATCCGCCTCGCCGATCAGGGCCGCCTCGCCCGCGCCACCGGCTGCTCGCGGCTGCGGGTGAACTCCGTCCACCAGCAGGGTGTCGACCGGCTCGGCTCCGGCCTCACCGTGGAGGCGCGGGCCGAGGGGGACGATCTGGTCGAGGCGATCTGGGCGCGCCCGTGCGGCGCCGACGTGCTCGCCGTCCAGTGGCACCCCGAATGGGACGCGGATCACGCCCCCGCCAGCCGCGCCTTCTTCGCGCTCGTCGCAGAGGCGCTGCGCACCTCCGCCCACGCCCAGCGCCGCGCCGCCTGA
- a CDS encoding DNA cytosine methyltransferase: protein MPRGDFGPILACDLFAGAGGFSLGARNAGIHVAAAVEVNRHAAATYRRNLIDSDQAKVRLYEEDIAALDPERVRKEAGFDASGCDILMGGPPCQGFSTHRINGAGVGDPRNALLLRYFRFVESLRPAFFLVENVPGLLWPRHRSFLSAFYDLGQASDYEMLPPVVLNAKDFGVPQNRRRVFILGVDRRRARAPLQWPPSATHVPPDRVDDERPRWRVAAEAFASAALDGDPNDIHMKHGSALVDAFKATPPNGGSRRDSGRILNCHVGHSGHSDVYGRINPEEPGPTMTTACVNPSKGRFVHPTLHHGITLRQAARLQTFPDWFVFEGGLMAGGVQVGNAVPVDMAAALLRPLKDAALAIRAAEKPHFPSTMLRWEK from the coding sequence ATGCCACGCGGCGATTTTGGTCCGATCCTGGCCTGTGATCTGTTCGCTGGCGCTGGCGGCTTCTCTCTCGGAGCTCGCAACGCTGGCATTCACGTGGCAGCGGCTGTCGAGGTGAACCGCCACGCGGCCGCCACTTATCGCAGAAACTTGATCGACTCGGATCAAGCCAAGGTAAGGCTGTACGAGGAGGACATCGCCGCCCTCGACCCTGAGCGGGTTCGGAAGGAGGCTGGGTTCGACGCGAGCGGCTGCGACATCCTTATGGGCGGGCCGCCCTGCCAGGGTTTCTCTACGCATCGAATAAACGGCGCTGGCGTAGGCGACCCGCGAAACGCTCTGCTGCTGCGCTACTTCAGATTCGTCGAAAGTTTGCGTCCAGCGTTCTTTCTCGTCGAAAACGTTCCCGGGCTCCTGTGGCCGAGGCACAGGAGCTTCCTGAGCGCCTTCTATGATTTGGGACAAGCATCCGATTACGAGATGCTGCCGCCGGTCGTTCTAAACGCGAAGGACTTCGGCGTTCCCCAGAACCGCCGCAGGGTCTTCATCCTTGGTGTGGACCGACGTCGCGCTCGTGCGCCGCTTCAATGGCCACCAAGCGCCACGCATGTTCCACCGGATCGTGTCGACGACGAGCGCCCGAGATGGCGTGTCGCCGCAGAAGCCTTCGCCTCAGCGGCTTTAGACGGGGATCCGAACGACATTCACATGAAGCACGGGAGCGCTCTCGTCGACGCTTTCAAAGCGACGCCGCCAAATGGTGGGTCCCGAAGGGATTCCGGTCGCATCCTGAATTGCCACGTAGGCCATTCCGGGCATTCCGACGTATATGGCCGTATCAACCCTGAGGAGCCGGGGCCGACTATGACAACAGCCTGCGTGAATCCTTCCAAGGGCCGATTCGTTCATCCGACGCTCCATCACGGCATTACGCTGCGGCAGGCGGCCAGATTACAGACCTTCCCGGATTGGTTCGTCTTCGAGGGCGGTCTCATGGCTGGAGGCGTGCAAGTCGGCAACGCCGTGCCCGTTGACATGGCCGCCGCGCTTCTCCGACCACTCAAGGATGCCGCGTTGGCAATCAGGGCAGCCGAAAAGCCGCATTTCCCAAGCACGATGCTGAGGTGGGAAAAGTAG
- the epsC gene encoding serine O-acetyltransferase EpsC, with the protein MSRTLIETVAALRVARAAWRQRQDESRDVESFPARDAVARIVETLATALYPRRLGGFRGTAEAEDSFVAERLTLALADLEREVAAELGYWQAEARSSFDPDQAGMIVRLFAATLAEVRQLVDSDVDAAFLGDPAARSVDEILLCYPGALASLHHRIAHQLHQLGAPIVARLISELANARTGIDIHPGATIGSGFFIDHGTGVVIGETAIVGNRVRLYQHVTLGARSAPGDTRDGGRPRHDRHPIVEDDVVIYAGATILGRVTIGARSTIGGNVWLLDDVPPDSVVVQPEARRLDRAAGATLRDVLVETAD; encoded by the coding sequence ATGTCGCGCACGCTGATCGAGACCGTCGCCGCCCTGCGCGTCGCCCGCGCGGCGTGGCGGCAGCGCCAGGACGAATCGCGCGACGTGGAGAGTTTCCCCGCCCGCGACGCCGTCGCCCGCATCGTCGAGACGCTGGCGACCGCCCTCTATCCCCGCCGCCTGGGCGGCTTCCGTGGCACCGCGGAGGCAGAGGACAGCTTCGTCGCCGAGCGCCTGACCCTCGCCCTCGCCGACCTGGAGCGTGAGGTCGCCGCCGAACTCGGCTATTGGCAGGCGGAGGCGCGCAGCAGCTTCGATCCCGACCAGGCCGGCATGATCGTGCGCCTGTTCGCCGCCACGCTCGCGGAGGTCCGCCAGCTGGTCGACAGCGACGTCGACGCCGCCTTTCTCGGCGATCCGGCGGCGCGCAGCGTGGACGAGATCCTGCTCTGCTATCCCGGCGCTCTCGCCAGCCTGCACCACCGCATCGCCCACCAGCTCCACCAGCTCGGCGCGCCCATCGTCGCCCGGCTGATCTCGGAGCTCGCCAACGCCCGCACCGGGATCGACATCCATCCGGGCGCCACCATCGGCAGCGGCTTCTTCATCGACCACGGCACCGGCGTGGTGATCGGCGAGACCGCCATCGTCGGGAATCGCGTGCGGCTCTACCAGCATGTGACGCTGGGCGCGCGCAGTGCGCCCGGCGACACCCGCGACGGCGGCCGCCCCCGCCACGATCGCCACCCGATCGTCGAGGACGACGTGGTCATCTATGCCGGCGCGACCATCCTCGGCCGCGTCACCATCGGCGCCCGCTCCACCATCGGCGGCAACGTCTGGCTGCTCGACGACGTGCCCCCCGACAGCGTCGTGGTCCAGCCGGAGGCGCGGCGGCTCGATCGCGCTGCCGGGGCGACGCTGCGCGACGTGCTGGTGGAGACGGCGGACTGA
- a CDS encoding cytochrome c oxidase subunit 3 — MSDAVPTRVVGDLANLPETASGASHLVWWGNIGFMAIEGTAFALAAGAYLYLMSQTAGWPPDGVRPPDLLWPAVLTLGLFLSEIPNLWVRRCAKAKNERGVRIGTLAMTVLGLLLLIPRGIEFGHLNVTWYDNAYGSLTWMLLVLHTSHLITDIGDTAVQSVWLYTHEVGDDQFADVEDNANYWTFVVLTWIPVGALVYLAPRFG; from the coding sequence ATGAGCGACGCCGTCCCCACCCGCGTCGTCGGCGACCTCGCCAACCTGCCCGAGACCGCATCGGGCGCAAGCCACCTCGTCTGGTGGGGCAACATCGGCTTCATGGCGATCGAGGGCACCGCCTTCGCGCTCGCCGCCGGCGCCTATCTCTACCTCATGAGCCAGACGGCGGGCTGGCCGCCCGACGGCGTCCGCCCGCCCGACCTGCTGTGGCCGGCGGTGCTGACGCTCGGCCTGTTCCTCAGCGAAATCCCCAACCTCTGGGTCCGCCGCTGCGCCAAGGCCAAGAACGAGCGCGGCGTCCGCATCGGCACGCTCGCCATGACCGTCCTCGGCCTCCTGCTGCTGATCCCGCGCGGCATCGAGTTCGGGCACCTCAACGTCACCTGGTACGACAATGCCTATGGCTCGCTGACGTGGATGCTGCTGGTGCTGCACACCAGCCACCTCATCACCGACATCGGCGACACCGCCGTCCAATCCGTGTGGCTCTACACCCATGAGGTCGGCGACGATCAGTTCGCCGATGTCGAGGACAATGCCAATTACTGGACCTTCGTGGTGCTGACGTGGATCCCGGTCGGCGCGCTCGTCTATCTGGCGCCGAGGTTCGGGTGA
- a CDS encoding SDR family oxidoreductase, which translates to MKLKPLSEQVMVILGASSGIGRETARRAAAAGATLVVAARGQAGLASLVEEITQAGGKAVAVVCDVTDEAQVRQLARDAVARFGRIDSWVNVAGVSVYAGFEDTTPEEFRRILEVNFMGYVHGAQAALPYLREQGGALIVISSVESIVSLPLHSAYAASKHAIEGAFDALRRELMAEGAPVSVTSIKPATINTPFFTNSRSKLDVVPKGPPPFYDPGVVADCVLYAAEHPVRDLFAGGAGRSMALNQVTAPGVMDTLLAKFGIPGSRTQRPAPAGQPGNLYAPDGDDRARGDFTGRTHPSLYTWLALRPVARTLALGALVTGAVVASRARRARHRTPDTTAPDALVGSAAFARPEDQDASRGSSQPVRPAGPESMRDPTARPWTRVDEASDESFPASDPPATY; encoded by the coding sequence GTGAAGCTCAAGCCCCTTTCGGAACAAGTCATGGTGATCCTCGGCGCGTCGAGCGGCATCGGCCGCGAGACCGCGCGCCGGGCAGCGGCCGCAGGCGCCACGCTCGTCGTCGCCGCCCGCGGCCAGGCTGGCCTCGCCTCGCTGGTGGAGGAGATCACCCAGGCCGGCGGCAAGGCCGTGGCAGTCGTGTGCGACGTCACCGACGAGGCGCAGGTCCGCCAGCTGGCGCGCGATGCCGTCGCCCGCTTCGGCCGGATCGACAGCTGGGTGAACGTCGCCGGGGTCTCGGTCTACGCCGGGTTCGAGGACACCACGCCCGAGGAGTTCCGCCGCATCCTGGAGGTGAACTTCATGGGCTATGTCCACGGCGCCCAGGCGGCCCTGCCGTACCTGCGCGAACAGGGCGGCGCGCTGATCGTGATCTCCTCGGTGGAAAGCATCGTCTCGCTGCCGCTGCACAGCGCCTATGCCGCGTCCAAGCACGCGATCGAGGGCGCGTTCGATGCGCTGCGCCGCGAGCTGATGGCAGAGGGCGCGCCGGTCTCGGTGACCAGCATCAAGCCGGCGACGATCAACACCCCCTTCTTCACCAACTCCCGCAGCAAGCTCGACGTGGTGCCCAAGGGACCGCCGCCCTTCTACGATCCGGGCGTGGTCGCCGACTGCGTCCTCTACGCGGCCGAACATCCCGTGCGCGACCTGTTCGCCGGCGGCGCCGGCCGCAGCATGGCGCTCAACCAGGTGACGGCTCCCGGCGTGATGGACACCCTGCTGGCGAAGTTCGGCATCCCCGGCTCCCGCACGCAGCGCCCCGCCCCCGCCGGCCAGCCCGGCAATCTCTACGCACCCGATGGCGACGATCGCGCGCGCGGCGACTTCACCGGCCGCACCCACCCCAGCCTCTACACCTGGCTGGCGCTCCGCCCCGTGGCGCGCACGCTCGCACTCGGCGCGCTCGTCACCGGCGCCGTCGTGGCGAGCCGCGCCCGCCGCGCGCGCCACCGCACGCCCGACACGACGGCGCCGGACGCCCTGGTCGGCAGCGCCGCCTTCGCCCGGCCCGAGGACCAGGACGCCTCCCGCGGCAGTTCCCAGCCGGTCCGCCCCGCCGGCCCCGAATCCATGCGCGACCCCACCGCACGCCCGTGGACGCGCGTCGACGAAGCCTCCGACGAATCCTTCCCCGCCAGCGATCCGCCTGCGACTTATTGA
- a CDS encoding manganese catalase family protein: protein MFMHNKRLQYTVRVSEPNPRLATMIMEQFGGADGELAAAMRYFTQGLGEDDPGRKDMLLDIATEELSHLEVIGSIVTMLNKGLKAQLAEGTMKEAELYQMVGQTGTSAKESILFGGAPALCDSAGVPWTAAYVDSRGEPTVDLRSNIAAEARAKIVYERLINITDDPGIKDALGFLMTREVAHQKSFEKALYAIENNFPSGKLPGVEKYASMYVNTSQGEGDTTGPWNTGDEWDRVDDLQQVMPADEGDGTATVKLPAKDQKVAAKMVERTASDPSADPTTGADLGAGPGAGRTKNGDMGGAPDIQSAPAMAEATVAK from the coding sequence ATGTTCATGCATAACAAGCGGTTGCAATATACCGTGCGCGTTTCGGAGCCCAATCCGCGGCTCGCCACCATGATCATGGAGCAGTTCGGCGGGGCCGACGGCGAACTGGCCGCGGCGATGCGCTATTTCACGCAGGGCCTGGGTGAGGACGATCCCGGCCGCAAGGACATGCTGCTCGACATCGCGACGGAAGAGCTGAGCCACCTGGAGGTGATCGGGTCGATCGTCACCATGCTCAACAAGGGCCTGAAGGCGCAGCTGGCCGAGGGCACGATGAAGGAGGCCGAGCTCTACCAGATGGTGGGGCAGACCGGCACCAGCGCCAAGGAATCGATCCTGTTCGGCGGCGCCCCGGCGCTGTGCGACAGCGCGGGCGTGCCATGGACGGCGGCCTATGTGGACTCGCGCGGCGAGCCGACCGTCGACCTGCGCTCCAACATCGCGGCCGAGGCACGCGCCAAGATCGTCTATGAGCGGCTGATCAACATCACCGACGATCCCGGCATCAAGGACGCGCTGGGCTTCCTGATGACCCGCGAGGTGGCGCACCAGAAGTCGTTCGAGAAGGCGCTCTATGCGATCGAGAACAACTTCCCGTCGGGCAAGCTGCCGGGCGTGGAGAAATACGCGAGCATGTACGTCAACACCTCGCAGGGCGAGGGCGACACAACGGGTCCGTGGAACACCGGCGACGAATGGGACCGCGTGGACGACCTGCAGCAGGTGATGCCGGCGGACGAGGGCGACGGCACGGCGACCGTCAAGCTTCCCGCCAAGGACCAGAAGGTCGCGGCCAAGATGGTGGAGCGGACCGCGTCCGATCCGAGCGCCGACCCGACCACCGGGGCGGACCTGGGCGCGGGCCCGGGCGCCGGCCGCACCAAGAACGGCGACATGGGCGGTGCCCCCGACATCCAGTCGGCGCCGGCGATGGCCGAGGCCACCGTCGCGAAGTGA
- a CDS encoding c-type cytochrome, with translation MPSELRFVLILTGIATIAGAASVFGIYRQDSLQTRTQAEAMTGGDATAGKAAIGRYNCGACHRIPGIAGATGTTGPALNGIALRAEIAGVLVNDPKNLTRWLRQPQQVLPGNGMPDQGVTERDARDMAAYLYTLKR, from the coding sequence ATGCCGTCTGAGCTGCGCTTCGTGCTGATCCTCACCGGTATCGCGACGATCGCGGGCGCCGCCTCGGTGTTCGGCATCTACCGGCAGGATAGCCTCCAGACCCGCACCCAGGCGGAGGCGATGACCGGCGGCGACGCCACGGCCGGCAAGGCCGCGATCGGCCGCTACAATTGCGGCGCCTGCCACCGCATCCCCGGCATCGCCGGCGCCACGGGCACCACCGGCCCGGCGCTCAACGGCATCGCTCTGCGCGCCGAGATCGCCGGCGTCCTCGTCAACGATCCGAAGAACCTCACCCGCTGGCTGCGCCAGCCGCAGCAGGTGCTTCCCGGCAACGGCATGCCGGACCAGGGCGTCACCGAGCGCGACGCCCGCGACATGGCTGCCTATCTCTACACGCTGAAGCGTTAG
- a CDS encoding cytochrome c oxidase assembly protein, whose product MRQLIRLAPLLALAMPAAALAHGGHDHGEPPGWTWDPWITVPLLLSAVLFGLGWRRLYGRSAGGRPRLKRRLWLFAAGWLTLAGALVSPLHEAGERSFTAHMIEHELLMLLAAPLVVLAEPLSAMLWAFPAAARRTLGRISASRAVSVPFAWATGAVVATLLQAAVLWIWHMPSLFDVALASEGWHATQHLCFIVSALLFWTAMLGRRGAGASALGDRALAAFCLLVTSFVTGALGALMAFSDSPWYPGYARLALAPFGMTPAEDQQVAGLVMWVPGGLVHLVAALALFRTLLVPSPQRTADAV is encoded by the coding sequence ATGCGTCAGCTGATCCGCCTCGCCCCGCTGCTGGCGCTCGCGATGCCCGCCGCCGCCCTCGCGCACGGCGGCCACGACCATGGCGAGCCGCCCGGCTGGACCTGGGACCCGTGGATCACCGTGCCCCTGCTGCTCTCCGCCGTCCTGTTCGGGCTCGGCTGGCGCCGCCTCTACGGGCGCTCGGCGGGCGGCCGCCCCCGGCTCAAGCGGCGGCTGTGGCTCTTCGCCGCCGGCTGGCTGACGCTCGCGGGCGCGCTGGTGTCGCCGCTCCACGAAGCGGGCGAGCGCTCCTTCACCGCCCACATGATCGAGCACGAGCTGCTGATGCTGCTCGCCGCGCCCCTGGTCGTGCTGGCCGAACCGCTCTCGGCGATGCTCTGGGCCTTTCCCGCCGCCGCCCGCCGTACCCTCGGCCGCATCAGCGCCAGCCGGGCGGTGTCGGTCCCCTTCGCCTGGGCGACGGGCGCCGTCGTCGCGACGCTCCTCCAGGCGGCCGTGCTGTGGATCTGGCACATGCCGTCGCTGTTCGACGTGGCGCTGGCGAGCGAGGGCTGGCACGCCACCCAGCACCTCTGCTTCATCGTCAGCGCGCTGCTGTTCTGGACGGCGATGCTCGGGCGGCGCGGTGCCGGGGCGAGCGCGCTCGGCGACCGTGCGCTCGCCGCCTTCTGCCTGCTCGTCACTTCGTTCGTGACGGGGGCGCTGGGGGCGCTGATGGCCTTCTCCGACTCCCCCTGGTACCCGGGCTATGCGCGCCTCGCGCTCGCGCCCTTCGGCATGACCCCGGCGGAGGACCAGCAGGTCGCCGGCCTCGTCATGTGGGTGCCCGGCGGTCTCGTCCACCTCGTCGCCGCGCTCGCCCTGTTCCGCACGCTGCTCGTGCCGTCGCCGCAAAGGACCGCCGATGCCGTCTGA
- a CDS encoding helix-turn-helix domain-containing protein: MRRACSSNQNIYIPDIRKSHLALPVHSEPRSITRSIATAEHFLVADLLKNRRREAGLTQNQVAQALGRPQSFVAEVEAGQRRIDMVELLNLARAIGFDPKAFFSEFVDVCASRQ, from the coding sequence GTGCGGCGCGCCTGCTCATCTAATCAAAATATCTATATTCCGGATATTCGCAAGTCCCATTTAGCGCTGCCGGTTCATTCGGAGCCCCGCAGCATCACCCGTAGCATCGCCACAGCTGAACACTTCTTGGTTGCCGACCTCCTTAAGAACCGGAGGCGTGAGGCAGGCTTGACCCAAAACCAAGTCGCTCAAGCACTCGGACGGCCCCAGTCGTTTGTCGCCGAGGTGGAAGCTGGCCAGCGGAGGATCGACATGGTCGAACTTCTGAACCTCGCCCGAGCTATCGGGTTCGACCCAAAGGCGTTCTTCAGCGAATTTGTGGATGTCTGCGCGTCGCGGCAGTAG